A window of the Enterobacteriaceae bacterium 4M9 genome harbors these coding sequences:
- a CDS encoding M48 family metallopeptidase: MTTLTYLQGYPETLLVQVRALIEQQKLGAVLAKRYPQSHTITSDSALWDYTQALKNRYMRSAPPVNKVAYDNKIKVMKHALGLHTAISRVQGGKLKAKAEIRVATVFRDAPEAFLRMIVVHELAHLKEKDHNKAFYQLCCHMEPDYHQLEFDTRLWLQHRALSAGTSA, translated from the coding sequence ATGACAACTCTCACTTATTTACAGGGCTATCCAGAAACACTGCTGGTGCAGGTCAGAGCGCTGATTGAGCAACAAAAGCTCGGCGCGGTGCTGGCCAAACGCTACCCGCAAAGCCACACCATCACCAGCGACAGCGCACTGTGGGACTACACCCAGGCGCTGAAAAACCGCTATATGCGCAGCGCCCCGCCGGTCAATAAAGTGGCGTATGACAATAAAATTAAGGTGATGAAACACGCTCTGGGCCTGCACACCGCCATTTCCCGCGTGCAGGGCGGTAAGCTCAAGGCAAAAGCCGAAATCCGCGTTGCCACGGTGTTTCGCGACGCGCCAGAAGCGTTTTTACGTATGATAGTGGTTCACGAACTGGCACACCTCAAAGAAAAAGATCACAACAAAGCGTTTTACCAACTTTGCTGCCACATGGAGCCGGACTACCACCAGCTTGAGTTCGACACGCGTTTGTGGCTCCAGCACCGCGCCCTTAGTGCAGGCACTAGTGCGTAA